Proteins co-encoded in one Streptomyces sp. NBC_01283 genomic window:
- a CDS encoding lysine N(6)-hydroxylase/L-ornithine N(5)-oxygenase family protein, whose amino-acid sequence MGIGLGPFNLGLACLTEPIDELTGLFLESKPDFEWHSGMFLEGAHLQTPFMSDLVTLADPTSPYSFLNYLKESGRLYSFYIRENFYPLRTEYNDYCRWAAAKLSSVRFSTTVTEVTYADDLYVVHTSTGDTFRARHLVLGTGTPPHIPESCADLGGDFIHNSRYLQSKQELQKKESITLVGSGQSAAEIYYDLLSEIDVHGYRLNWVTRSPRFFPLEYTKLTLEMTSPEYVDYFHALPEATRYRLQDQQKTLFKGIDGDLINEIFDLLYQKNLGGPVPTRLLTNSSLQSARHENGTYTLGLRQDEQGKDFELESEGLILATGYQYVTPDFLEPVRDRIRWDGRGRFEVARNYSIDTTGRGIFLQNGAVHAHSLTSPDLGMGPYRNAYIIGELLGAEYYPVEKSIAFQEFAV is encoded by the coding sequence ATCGGTATCGGCCTGGGCCCCTTCAACCTCGGCCTCGCCTGCCTCACCGAACCGATCGACGAGCTGACCGGCCTCTTCCTTGAGTCCAAGCCGGACTTCGAGTGGCACTCGGGCATGTTCCTGGAGGGCGCCCACCTCCAGACCCCGTTCATGTCGGACCTGGTGACCCTCGCGGACCCGACGTCCCCGTACTCCTTCCTCAACTACCTGAAGGAATCCGGGCGGCTGTACTCGTTCTACATCCGCGAGAACTTCTATCCGCTGCGCACCGAGTACAACGACTACTGCCGCTGGGCCGCCGCGAAACTCTCCTCGGTCCGCTTCAGCACGACGGTCACCGAGGTGACGTACGCCGACGACCTGTACGTCGTCCACACCTCCACGGGCGACACCTTCCGCGCCCGCCACCTCGTCCTCGGTACCGGCACCCCGCCGCACATCCCCGAGTCGTGCGCGGACCTCGGCGGGGACTTCATCCACAACTCCCGCTACCTGCAGTCCAAGCAGGAGCTCCAGAAGAAGGAGTCGATCACGCTCGTCGGCAGCGGCCAGTCCGCCGCCGAGATCTACTACGACCTCCTGAGCGAGATCGACGTCCACGGCTACCGCCTCAACTGGGTCACGCGCTCCCCCCGCTTCTTCCCCCTCGAATACACGAAGCTGACGCTGGAGATGACCTCTCCGGAGTACGTCGACTACTTCCACGCACTGCCGGAGGCGACCCGCTACCGCCTCCAGGACCAGCAGAAGACGCTCTTCAAGGGCATCGACGGCGACCTGATCAACGAGATATTCGACCTCCTCTACCAGAAGAACCTCGGCGGCCCGGTGCCGACGCGGCTGCTCACCAACTCCTCGCTGCAGAGCGCCCGTCACGAGAACGGCACCTACACCCTGGGCCTGCGCCAGGACGAGCAGGGCAAGGACTTCGAGCTGGAGTCCGAGGGCCTGATCCTGGCCACCGGCTACCAGTACGTCACGCCCGACTTCCTGGAGCCCGTGCGCGACCGCATCCGCTGGGACGGCCGCGGCCGCTTCGAGGTCGCCCGCAACTACTCGATCGACACCACGGGCCGCGGCATCTTCCTGCAGAACGGCGCCGTGCACGCCCACTCGCTGACCAGCCCCGACCTGGGCATGGGCCCCTACCGCAACGCGTACATCATCGGTGAGCTGCTCGGCGCCGAGTACTACCCCGTCGAGAAGTCCATCGCGTTCCAGGAGTTCGCCGTATGA
- a CDS encoding beta-N-acetylhexosaminidase has protein sequence MRQHHRSTRLFGSLLLVAAAGLSSVAAAPGGGAEETATAAAPTPLGQIVPAPASAAPGGSPYEISAKTRIRVGESREARAIGGQLADVLRPSTGYPLKVTDDEGRDGIRLRLSTKDTSLGNEGYRLESGRGSLTITARKPAGLFYGVQTLRQQLPAAAEKKTGQKGPWKVAGGTIKDTPRYAHRGAMLDVSRHFFSVDKVKRYIDQMSLYKVNKLHLHLSDDQGWRIAIDSWPRLATYGGSTQVGGGQGGYYTKAQYKDIVKYAASRQLEVIPEIDMPGHTNAALASYAELNCDGVAPPLYTGTEVGFSSLCVKKDVTYDFVDDVIREIAALTPGKYIHIGGDEAHSTSHEDYVAFMNKVQPVVAKYGKTAIGWHQLTGATPAKGAIAQYWGYDATGAAEREQVVNAAKKGTKLVLSPADRAYLDMKYDKDTPLGLAWAGYVSTQRSYDWDPGTYLKGAPAESIQGVEAPLWSETLSTSAHIEYMAFPRLPGIAELGWSPASTHDWDAYKVRLAQQGPRWDALGIGYYKAPDVPWPGK, from the coding sequence GTGAGACAGCACCACAGATCGACCCGCCTGTTCGGCTCGTTGCTGCTCGTCGCCGCGGCCGGCCTCTCGTCCGTGGCCGCGGCGCCCGGCGGCGGAGCGGAGGAAACAGCCACGGCCGCCGCGCCGACCCCGCTCGGCCAGATCGTCCCGGCCCCCGCGTCCGCCGCGCCCGGCGGATCCCCGTACGAGATCAGCGCCAAGACCCGCATCCGGGTCGGCGAATCCCGCGAGGCGCGCGCGATCGGCGGCCAACTCGCCGACGTCCTGCGCCCCTCCACCGGCTACCCCCTGAAGGTCACCGACGACGAGGGCCGCGACGGCATCCGGCTGCGCCTGAGCACCAAGGACACGTCCCTGGGGAACGAGGGCTACCGCCTGGAGTCCGGGCGGGGCTCGCTCACCATCACGGCCCGCAAGCCCGCCGGGCTCTTCTACGGCGTCCAGACGCTGCGCCAGCAACTGCCCGCGGCGGCAGAGAAGAAGACCGGGCAGAAGGGCCCCTGGAAGGTCGCGGGCGGCACCATCAAGGACACGCCGCGCTATGCGCACCGCGGCGCGATGCTCGACGTGTCGCGGCACTTCTTCTCGGTCGACAAGGTCAAGCGCTACATCGACCAGATGTCGCTCTACAAGGTCAACAAGCTGCACCTGCACCTCAGCGACGACCAGGGCTGGCGCATCGCCATCGACTCCTGGCCCAGGCTCGCCACGTACGGCGGCTCCACGCAGGTCGGCGGCGGCCAGGGCGGCTACTACACGAAGGCCCAGTACAAGGACATCGTCAAGTACGCGGCATCGCGGCAGCTCGAAGTGATCCCCGAGATCGACATGCCGGGTCACACGAACGCTGCACTCGCCTCGTACGCCGAGCTGAACTGCGACGGCGTCGCGCCCCCGCTCTACACCGGCACCGAGGTCGGCTTCAGCTCGCTCTGCGTCAAGAAGGACGTGACGTACGACTTCGTGGACGACGTGATCCGCGAGATCGCCGCCCTGACGCCCGGCAAGTACATCCACATCGGCGGCGACGAAGCCCACTCCACCAGCCACGAGGACTACGTGGCGTTCATGAACAAGGTCCAGCCGGTGGTCGCCAAGTACGGCAAGACCGCGATCGGCTGGCACCAGCTGACCGGCGCCACACCCGCCAAGGGCGCCATCGCGCAGTACTGGGGCTATGACGCCACCGGCGCCGCCGAGCGCGAGCAGGTCGTGAACGCGGCGAAGAAGGGCACCAAGCTGGTCCTCTCGCCCGCCGACCGTGCCTACCTCGACATGAAGTACGACAAGGACACCCCGCTGGGTCTGGCCTGGGCGGGATACGTCTCGACACAGCGCAGCTACGACTGGGACCCGGGGACGTACCTGAAGGGCGCGCCCGCGGAGTCGATCCAGGGCGTCGAGGCGCCGCTGTGGTCGGAGACGCTCTCGACGTCGGCGCACATCGAGTACATGGCGTTCCCGCGCCTTCCCGGCATCGCCGAGCTCGGCTGGTCGCCCGCCTCGACGCACGACTGGGACGCGTACAAGGTGCGGCTCGCCCAGCAGGGGCCGCGCTGGGACGCGCTCGGGATCGGGTACTACAAGGCGCCGGACGTGCCGTGGCCGGGCAAGTAG
- a CDS encoding ABC transporter substrate-binding protein, giving the protein MSHARFPQPSRRGILAAGGALGLTALLAACGDEKKDGAGKESAGDSGPWSFKDDRGTTAKSKGTPQNIVAFTGVAAALFDYGIEVKGVFGPTKTKDGKADVQAGDMDVSKLTILGNEWGKFNIEKYASLAPDLLVSTMFDTAGTLWSVPEDSKDKILKLAPSVGISVYDRQMTQPLQRLLALAESLGADVKAEKVVKAKKRFEAAAERLRKVAKANKDIKVLVGSASQDIFYVSGTNLSADLEYFKSLGVNFVEPSEAAKKASGGWFENLSWENVNKHAADVIMMDNRTATIQPADIEKPTWAKLPAVKAGQVIPRVTEPIYSYDKCAPILEDLADAIEKAKKVS; this is encoded by the coding sequence ATGTCCCACGCCCGCTTCCCTCAGCCCTCCCGCCGCGGCATCCTCGCCGCCGGCGGTGCCCTCGGCCTCACGGCCCTGCTGGCAGCCTGCGGTGACGAGAAGAAGGACGGCGCGGGCAAGGAGAGCGCCGGCGACTCCGGCCCCTGGAGCTTCAAGGACGACCGCGGCACGACCGCCAAGAGCAAGGGCACCCCGCAGAACATCGTCGCCTTCACCGGCGTCGCCGCCGCCCTGTTCGACTACGGCATCGAGGTCAAGGGCGTCTTCGGCCCGACGAAGACCAAGGACGGCAAGGCCGACGTCCAGGCCGGTGACATGGATGTCAGCAAGCTGACGATCCTCGGCAACGAGTGGGGCAAGTTCAACATCGAGAAGTACGCGAGCCTCGCTCCCGACCTCCTCGTCTCCACGATGTTCGACACGGCGGGCACCCTCTGGTCCGTCCCCGAGGACAGCAAGGACAAGATCCTCAAGCTCGCCCCCAGCGTCGGCATCAGCGTCTACGACCGCCAGATGACCCAGCCCCTCCAGCGCCTCCTCGCGCTCGCCGAATCGCTCGGCGCGGACGTGAAGGCCGAGAAGGTCGTCAAGGCGAAGAAGCGCTTCGAGGCCGCCGCCGAGCGGCTGCGCAAGGTCGCCAAGGCGAACAAGGACATCAAGGTCCTCGTCGGCTCGGCGAGCCAGGACATCTTCTACGTCTCCGGCACGAACCTCTCCGCGGACCTGGAGTACTTCAAGTCCCTCGGCGTGAACTTCGTCGAGCCGTCCGAGGCCGCCAAGAAGGCGAGCGGCGGCTGGTTCGAGAACCTGAGCTGGGAGAACGTCAACAAGCACGCCGCGGACGTCATCATGATGGACAACCGCACCGCGACCATCCAGCCCGCTGACATCGAGAAGCCGACCTGGGCGAAGCTGCCCGCGGTCAAGGCCGGACAGGTCATCCCCCGCGTCACCGAGCCCATCTACTCGTACGACAAGTGCGCCCCGATCCTCGAGGACCTCGCCGACGCGATCGAGAAGGCCAAGAAGGTCAGCTGA
- a CDS encoding acyl-CoA dehydrogenase family protein encodes MDHRLSPEHEELRRTVEEFAHEVVAPKIGDLYERHEFPYEIVREMGRMGLFGLPFPEEYGGMGGDYLALGIALEELARVDSSVAITLEAGVSLGAMPIHLYGTDEQKQEWLPRLCSGELLGAFGLTEPDGGSDAGGTRTTAVRDGDEWVINGSKCFITNSGTDITGLVTVTAVTGRKADGRPLISSIIVPSGTPGFTVAAPYSKVGWNASDTRELSFADVRVPVANLLGEEGRGYAQFLRILDEGRVAISALATGLAQGCVDESVKYAKERHAFGKPIGANQAIQFKIADMEMRAHMARVGWRDAASRLVGGEPFKKEAAIAKLYSSTVAVDNAREATQIHGGYGFMNEYPVARMWRDSKILEIGEGTSEVQRMLIARELGFAG; translated from the coding sequence ATGGATCACCGTCTGTCCCCCGAGCACGAGGAACTCCGCCGCACCGTCGAGGAGTTCGCGCACGAGGTCGTCGCCCCGAAGATCGGCGACCTGTACGAACGGCATGAGTTCCCGTACGAGATCGTCCGCGAGATGGGCCGCATGGGCCTGTTCGGCCTGCCCTTCCCCGAGGAGTACGGCGGCATGGGCGGCGACTATCTCGCCCTCGGCATCGCGCTTGAGGAGCTGGCGCGGGTCGACTCCTCGGTGGCGATCACCCTGGAGGCGGGCGTCTCGCTGGGCGCCATGCCGATCCACCTCTACGGCACGGACGAGCAGAAGCAGGAGTGGCTGCCCCGGCTCTGTTCCGGTGAACTCCTCGGCGCCTTCGGCCTGACGGAGCCGGACGGCGGCTCGGACGCGGGCGGCACGCGCACGACCGCGGTGCGGGACGGCGACGAGTGGGTGATCAACGGCTCCAAGTGCTTCATCACGAACTCCGGCACGGACATCACGGGCCTGGTCACGGTCACCGCCGTCACCGGCCGCAAGGCGGACGGCCGTCCGCTCATCTCCTCGATCATCGTGCCGTCCGGGACGCCCGGGTTCACGGTCGCGGCGCCGTACTCGAAGGTCGGCTGGAACGCCTCGGACACCCGCGAGCTGTCCTTCGCCGATGTGCGCGTTCCGGTGGCGAACCTCTTGGGTGAAGAGGGCCGCGGCTATGCGCAGTTCCTGCGGATCCTGGACGAGGGCCGGGTCGCGATCTCCGCGCTCGCGACGGGCCTCGCGCAGGGCTGCGTCGACGAGTCCGTGAAGTACGCCAAGGAGCGGCACGCCTTCGGGAAGCCGATCGGGGCGAACCAAGCGATCCAGTTCAAAATCGCCGACATGGAGATGCGGGCACACATGGCCCGGGTCGGCTGGCGGGACGCGGCGTCACGGCTCGTCGGCGGTGAGCCCTTCAAGAAGGAGGCGGCGATCGCGAAGCTCTACTCCTCCACGGTCGCCGTCGACAACGCGCGCGAGGCCACCCAGATCCACGGCGGGTACGGCTTCATGAACGAGTACCCCGTGGCACGGATGTGGCGCGACTCCAAGATCCTGGAGATCGGCGAGGGCACCAGCGAGGTCCAGCGCATGCTGATCGCCAGGGAGCTGGGATTCGCGGGATAA
- a CDS encoding IucA/IucC family siderophore biosynthesis protein translates to MTLSDATAHLSPERWEQANRLLIRKAIAEFSHERLFTPEPLGEDKYVIRSDDALTRYRFTAKRLRLDHWQVDADSISRHRDGTELPLNALDFFVELRTALGLSDEILPVYLEEISSTLSGTCYKLTKPAIPAAELSRSGFQEIETGMTEGHPCFVANNGRLGFGVHEYLSYAPETASPVRLVWLAASKERAAFTAGAGIDYESFLRAELGQETLDRFDRRLRDQGLDPEDYLLIPAHPWQWWNKLSVTFAAEVAQRHLVCLGEGDDEYLAQQSIRTFFNKSEPAKHYVKTALSVINMGFMRGLSAAYMEATPAINDWLANLIDTDETLKSTGLTIIRERAAVGYRHLEYEAATDRYSPYRKMLAALWRESPVPSLAEGEQLATMASLLHTDLEGASFAGALIERSGLPPAEWLRGYLHAYLTPLLHSFYMYDLVYMPHGENVILVLKDGVVQRAIFKDIAEEIAVMDPDAVLPPAVERLRVEVPDDQKLLSIFTDVFDCFFRFLSASLVTEGLVDEETFWGAVAECVTTYQEATPQLADKFKQYDMFAPEFARSCLNRLQLRDNEQMVDLADPAGALQLVGTLRNPIA, encoded by the coding sequence ATGACCCTGTCCGACGCCACGGCGCACCTCTCCCCCGAGCGCTGGGAGCAGGCCAACCGTCTCCTCATCCGCAAGGCGATCGCCGAGTTCTCCCACGAGCGACTCTTCACCCCGGAGCCACTGGGTGAGGACAAATACGTCATCCGCAGCGACGACGCCCTGACCCGCTACCGCTTCACCGCCAAGCGGCTGCGGCTCGACCACTGGCAGGTCGACGCCGACTCGATCTCCCGGCACCGCGACGGCACCGAACTCCCGCTGAACGCCCTCGACTTCTTCGTCGAGCTGCGGACGGCGCTCGGCCTGAGCGACGAGATCCTGCCGGTCTACCTGGAGGAGATCTCCTCCACGCTCTCCGGCACCTGCTACAAACTCACCAAGCCCGCGATCCCGGCCGCCGAGCTCTCCCGCTCCGGCTTCCAGGAGATCGAGACGGGCATGACCGAGGGCCATCCCTGCTTCGTCGCCAACAACGGCCGGCTCGGCTTCGGCGTGCACGAGTACCTCTCGTACGCTCCCGAGACCGCGAGCCCCGTACGGCTCGTGTGGCTGGCCGCGAGCAAGGAGCGGGCCGCGTTCACGGCGGGCGCCGGCATCGACTACGAGTCGTTCCTGCGCGCCGAGCTCGGCCAGGAGACCCTGGACCGCTTCGACCGCAGACTCCGCGACCAGGGCCTGGACCCGGAGGACTACCTCCTGATCCCGGCGCACCCCTGGCAGTGGTGGAACAAGCTCTCCGTGACCTTCGCCGCCGAGGTCGCCCAGCGGCACCTGGTCTGCCTGGGCGAGGGCGACGACGAGTACCTGGCCCAGCAGTCGATCCGTACGTTCTTCAACAAGAGCGAACCGGCCAAGCACTACGTCAAAACGGCCCTCTCGGTCATCAACATGGGCTTCATGCGCGGGCTTTCGGCCGCGTACATGGAGGCGACCCCGGCGATCAACGACTGGCTCGCGAACCTCATCGACACCGACGAGACCCTGAAGTCGACCGGCCTCACGATCATCCGCGAGCGCGCGGCCGTCGGCTATCGCCACCTGGAGTACGAGGCCGCGACCGACCGCTACTCCCCGTACCGCAAAATGCTCGCGGCCCTGTGGCGCGAGAGCCCCGTCCCGTCCCTGGCCGAGGGCGAGCAACTGGCCACGATGGCCTCCCTGTTGCACACCGACCTGGAGGGCGCGTCCTTCGCGGGCGCCCTCATCGAGCGCTCGGGCCTCCCCCCCGCCGAATGGCTGCGCGGCTATCTGCACGCCTACCTGACGCCGCTCCTGCACAGCTTCTACATGTACGACCTCGTCTACATGCCGCACGGCGAGAACGTCATCCTGGTCCTGAAGGACGGCGTCGTACAGCGGGCGATCTTCAAGGACATCGCCGAGGAGATCGCGGTCATGGACCCGGACGCGGTGCTGCCGCCCGCGGTCGAACGCCTGCGGGTCGAGGTCCCCGACGACCAGAAGCTCCTGTCGATCTTCACGGACGTCTTCGACTGCTTCTTCCGCTTCCTGTCCGCGAGCCTCGTCACCGAGGGCCTGGTGGACGAGGAGACGTTCTGGGGCGCCGTCGCCGAATGCGTGACGACGTACCAGGAGGCCACGCCCCAGCTGGCCGACAAGTTCAAGCAGTACGACATGTTCGCCCCGGAGTTCGCGCGCTCCTGCCTGAACCGGCTCCAGCTGCGGGACAACGAGCAGATGGTGGACCTCGCCGACCCGGCGGGGGCCCTCCAGCTGGTCGGGACGCTGAGGAACCCGATCGCGTAA
- a CDS encoding aspartate aminotransferase family protein — translation MRSHLLNDTTAERYRSSVTEGVERVAARIATTSRPFTGISVDELAPRIEAVDLDEPLHDTIAALDELDELYLRDAVYFHHPRYLAHLNCPVVIPAVLGEAVLSAVNSSLDTWDQSAGGTLIERRLIDWTAERIGLGPAADGVFTSGGSQSNLQAMLLAREEAAKAGLPADRLRIFASEVGHFSIQKAATLLGLGEDAVIVIPTDHDKRMQTVALARELERCRDNDLTPMAVVATAGTTDFGSIDPLPEIAELCQQYGTWMHVDAAYGCGLLASRKNRGRIDGIERADSVTVDYHKSFFQPVSSSAVLVRDRATLSHATYHAEYLNPRRMVQERIPNQVDKSLQTTRRFDALKLWMTLRVMGADAIGELFDSVCDLAVEGWELLAADPRYDVVVEPRLSTLVFRYIPESICDPSAIDRANLYARKALFASGDAVVAGTKVGERQYLKFTLLNPETTVADITAVLDLIAGHAEQYLGETLDRAS, via the coding sequence ATGCGCTCGCACCTGCTCAACGACACCACCGCGGAGCGTTACCGCAGTTCCGTGACCGAGGGAGTCGAGCGGGTGGCGGCCAGAATCGCCACCACCTCCCGCCCTTTCACCGGCATCTCCGTCGACGAACTCGCGCCCCGCATCGAGGCCGTCGACCTGGACGAGCCCCTGCACGACACCATCGCCGCCCTGGACGAACTCGACGAGCTCTACCTGCGCGACGCCGTGTACTTCCACCACCCCCGCTACCTCGCGCACCTCAACTGCCCGGTCGTCATACCGGCCGTGCTCGGCGAGGCGGTGCTCTCCGCGGTCAACTCTTCCCTCGATACGTGGGATCAGTCCGCGGGCGGCACACTGATCGAGCGCCGTCTCATCGACTGGACCGCCGAACGCATCGGGCTCGGCCCGGCCGCCGACGGCGTCTTCACCAGCGGCGGCTCGCAGTCCAACCTCCAGGCCATGCTGCTCGCCCGCGAGGAGGCAGCCAAGGCGGGCCTGCCGGCCGACCGGCTGCGCATCTTCGCCTCCGAGGTCGGCCACTTCAGCATCCAGAAAGCCGCGACGCTGCTCGGCCTCGGCGAGGACGCCGTGATCGTCATCCCCACCGACCACGACAAGCGCATGCAGACCGTGGCCCTCGCCCGCGAGCTGGAGCGCTGCCGCGACAACGACCTCACCCCCATGGCGGTCGTCGCCACCGCCGGCACCACCGACTTCGGCTCCATCGACCCGCTCCCCGAGATCGCCGAACTCTGCCAGCAGTACGGCACCTGGATGCACGTCGACGCGGCGTACGGCTGCGGTCTGCTCGCCTCGCGCAAGAACCGCGGGCGCATCGACGGCATCGAGCGCGCCGACTCCGTGACCGTCGACTACCACAAGTCCTTCTTCCAGCCGGTGAGTTCCTCCGCCGTCCTGGTGCGGGACCGCGCCACGCTGAGCCACGCGACATACCACGCGGAGTACCTCAACCCGCGCCGCATGGTGCAGGAGCGCATCCCCAACCAGGTCGACAAGTCCCTGCAGACCACGCGGCGCTTCGACGCCCTGAAGCTGTGGATGACGCTGCGCGTGATGGGCGCCGACGCCATCGGCGAGCTCTTCGACTCCGTCTGCGACCTGGCGGTCGAGGGCTGGGAGCTGCTCGCCGCCGACCCCCGCTACGACGTCGTGGTGGAGCCCCGGCTCTCCACGCTCGTCTTCCGCTACATCCCCGAGTCGATCTGCGACCCGTCCGCCATCGACCGCGCCAACCTCTACGCCCGCAAGGCCCTGTTCGCCTCCGGTGACGCCGTCGTCGCGGGCACCAAGGTCGGCGAGCGCCAGTACCTCAAGTTCACCCTGCTCAACCCCGAGACCACGGTCGCCGACATCACGGCCGTCCTCGATCTGATCGCCGGCCACGCCGAGCAGTACCTGGGAGAGACCCTTGACCGCGCTTCCTGA
- a CDS encoding DUF4429 domain-containing protein: MAEIIQRDGTWTFDGETLRLVPGRDKNVSLLRRSLGELAVPLGALAGIAFEQGKKSGRLRLRLRDGADPLLQAAGGKLGEAADPYQLTVESDRYGVAEYVVDEVRNALLIEQVPTAPCDSYLLPGPPVPLSVSAGDGTASFDGEHIRLEWNWKTEEAKSAAGTRTLALSEVAAVEWQPAAGLENGYLRFTVRHAPTKAPPKYDPNSVELWGFKKDPLMALVAAAVQVRLPHPAAAVAESAEAPPALTKSASVPAPAAPAEDDHDALLRRLRELGELHQAGILTDEEFSLAKQAVLKRM; the protein is encoded by the coding sequence ATGGCGGAAATCATCCAGCGCGACGGGACCTGGACCTTCGACGGAGAGACGCTGCGCCTTGTGCCGGGACGCGACAAGAACGTGTCTCTGCTGCGCAGGTCGCTGGGAGAACTGGCCGTGCCGCTGGGCGCGTTGGCGGGCATCGCCTTCGAACAGGGGAAGAAGTCGGGGCGGCTGAGGCTGCGGCTGCGGGACGGCGCGGATCCGTTGCTGCAGGCCGCCGGGGGCAAGCTCGGGGAGGCCGCGGACCCGTATCAGCTGACGGTGGAATCGGACCGTTACGGGGTCGCGGAGTACGTCGTCGACGAGGTCCGCAACGCGCTGCTGATCGAGCAGGTGCCCACCGCGCCCTGCGACAGCTATCTGCTGCCGGGTCCGCCGGTGCCGCTGTCGGTGTCGGCGGGGGACGGCACGGCGAGCTTCGACGGGGAGCACATCCGCCTGGAGTGGAACTGGAAGACGGAGGAGGCGAAGTCCGCCGCCGGTACGCGCACGCTGGCCCTCTCCGAGGTCGCGGCGGTGGAGTGGCAGCCCGCGGCGGGCCTGGAGAACGGCTACCTCCGCTTCACCGTCCGGCACGCGCCCACCAAGGCCCCGCCGAAGTACGACCCGAACTCGGTCGAGCTGTGGGGCTTCAAGAAGGACCCGCTGATGGCGCTGGTGGCGGCTGCCGTGCAGGTGCGGCTGCCGCACCCGGCGGCGGCCGTGGCGGAGTCCGCTGAGGCGCCGCCCGCCCTGACGAAGTCCGCTTCCGTCCCCGCGCCCGCCGCCCCGGCCGAGGACGATCACGACGCGCTCCTGCGGCGCCTGCGCGAGCTGGGCGAACTGCACCAGGCGGGGATACTCACGGACGAGGAGTTCTCCCTCGCCAAGCAGGCGGTACTGAAGCGCATGTAG
- a CDS encoding hydroxymethylglutaryl-CoA lyase: protein MTTDARTLGLPMTVPTQDLPPRVRIYEVGARDGLQNEKAVVPTEIKAEFIRRLAAAGLTTVEATSFVHPKWVPQLADSEQLFPLLRDVQGEGTKLPVLVPNDRGLDRALALGARGIAVFVSATESFAKANLNRTMAEALAMSEPVVARAREQKVHVRGYLSMCFGDPWEGPVPIAQVVRTAKALLDMGCEELSLGDTIGVATPGHVLALLAELNEEGVPTDRIGVHFHDTYGQALSNTLAALQHGVRTVDASAGGLGGCPYAKSATGNLATEDLVWMLDGLGIETGVDLGKLTATSAWMAEQLGRPSPSRTVRALTGTSHQEQ, encoded by the coding sequence ATGACCACCGACGCCCGGACGCTCGGCCTCCCCATGACCGTCCCCACCCAGGATCTCCCGCCCCGCGTCCGCATCTACGAGGTGGGCGCACGGGACGGCCTGCAGAACGAGAAGGCGGTCGTCCCCACCGAGATCAAGGCGGAGTTCATCCGCCGCCTCGCCGCCGCGGGCCTCACGACCGTCGAGGCGACCAGCTTCGTGCACCCCAAGTGGGTGCCCCAACTGGCCGACTCCGAGCAGCTGTTCCCGCTGCTGCGGGACGTGCAGGGCGAGGGGACGAAGCTCCCCGTCCTGGTGCCCAACGACCGGGGCCTGGACCGCGCCCTGGCACTGGGCGCCCGCGGCATCGCCGTCTTCGTCAGCGCCACGGAGTCCTTCGCCAAGGCCAACCTCAACCGCACGATGGCCGAGGCGCTCGCCATGTCGGAGCCGGTGGTGGCCCGCGCGCGCGAGCAGAAGGTGCATGTGCGGGGCTATCTCTCCATGTGCTTCGGCGACCCGTGGGAGGGCCCGGTGCCCATCGCCCAGGTCGTCCGCACCGCGAAGGCCCTCCTGGACATGGGCTGCGAGGAGCTGAGCCTCGGCGACACCATCGGCGTGGCCACGCCGGGCCATGTCCTGGCCCTCCTGGCCGAGTTGAACGAGGAGGGCGTGCCGACGGACCGCATCGGCGTGCACTTCCACGACACGTACGGCCAGGCGCTCTCGAACACCCTCGCCGCCCTGCAGCACGGCGTGCGCACGGTCGACGCGTCGGCGGGCGGCCTCGGCGGCTGTCCGTACGCGAAGAGCGCCACCGGCAATCTCGCCACCGAAGACCTCGTATGGATGCTCGACGGCCTCGGCATCGAGACCGGCGTCGATCTCGGCAAGCTCACCGCCACGAGCGCGTGGATGGCCGAACAACTGGGCCGACCCAGCCCGTCCCGCACCGTCCGTGCCCTGACAGGCACCTCCCACCAGGAGCAGTGA
- a CDS encoding GNAT family N-acetyltransferase, with the protein MSTEPELTLRPLDPLKDAELLHGWVTHPKASFWMMQDATLPDVEREYMAIAAHEHHDAFIGLLKGVPAFLMERYDPRYVELVGLYEPQPGDVGMHFLTAPSDVRIPGFTRDVITKVMETLFADPATQRVVVEPDVDNKAVHALNEAVGFRAAEVIQKPEKKALLSFCTREQFEEAVREEAVRERESAI; encoded by the coding sequence ATGAGCACAGAACCCGAGCTGACCCTCCGCCCCCTCGACCCCCTGAAGGACGCCGAGCTCCTGCACGGCTGGGTCACCCACCCCAAGGCCTCGTTCTGGATGATGCAGGACGCGACGCTGCCGGACGTCGAGCGCGAGTACATGGCGATCGCCGCCCACGAGCACCACGACGCGTTCATCGGCCTCCTCAAAGGCGTCCCCGCCTTCCTGATGGAGCGCTACGACCCCCGGTACGTCGAGCTCGTCGGCCTCTACGAGCCGCAGCCCGGCGACGTGGGCATGCACTTCCTCACCGCGCCCTCCGACGTCCGCATCCCCGGCTTCACCCGGGACGTGATCACCAAGGTGATGGAGACGCTCTTCGCCGACCCGGCGACCCAGCGCGTCGTCGTCGAGCCCGATGTCGACAACAAGGCCGTGCACGCCCTCAACGAAGCCGTCGGTTTCCGGGCGGCCGAGGTCATCCAGAAGCCGGAGAAGAAGGCTCTGCTGAGCTTCTGCACCCGCGAGCAGTTCGAAGAAGCAGTACGCGAAGAAGCAGTACGCGAAAGGGAATCGGCGATATGA